The following coding sequences lie in one Nitratireductor mangrovi genomic window:
- the rpoC gene encoding DNA-directed RNA polymerase subunit beta', which yields MKQEVMNLFNPQAPAQTFDSIRISLASPDKILSWSFGEIKKPETINYRTFKPERDGLFCARIFGPIKDYECLCGKYKRMKYKGIICEKCGVEVTLSRVRRERMGHIELAAPVAHIWFLKSLPSRIGTLLDMTLKDIERVLYFENYIVTEPGLTALKEHQLLSEEDYMVAVDEYGEDAFTAMIGAEAIHELLASLDLEKVAVDLREELSTTTSELKQKKLLKRLKVVENFIESGNRPEWMIMKIIPVIPPDLRPLVPLDGGRFATSDLNDLYRRVINRNNRLKRLIELRAPGIIIRNEKRMLQEAVDALFDNGRRGRVITGANKRPLKSLSDMLKGKQGRFRQNLLGKRVDYSGRSVIVTGPELKLHQCGLPKKMALELFKPFIYARLDAKGFSSTVKQSKKLVEKEKPEVWDILDEVIREHPVLLNRAPTLHRLGIQAFEPVLIEGKAIQLHPLVCTAFNADFDGDQMAVHVPLSLEAQLEARVLMMSTNNILHPANGAPIIVPSQDMVLGLYYLSIVNQNEPGEGMVFADMGELHHALETKAVTLHTKIKGRFKSVDADGNPTSGIYDTTPGRMIIGELLPKNANVPYEICNQEMTKKNISRMIDTVYRHCGQKETVIFCDRIMALGFGHACRAGISFGKDDMLIPDTKAKFVGETEALAKEYEQQYNDGLITQGEKYNKVVDAWAKCSEKVADEMMGRIKAIEFEDSGRQKPMNSIYMMSHSGARGSPTQMRQLAGMRGLMAKPSGEIIETPIISNFKEGLTVLEYFNSTHGARKGLADTALKTANSGYLTRRLVDVAQDCIVNATDCGTDKGLTMQPIVDAGQVVASLGQRVLGRTALDDIVHPVTGEMIVEAGRLIEERDVDAIEKAGIQAVRIRSALTCDVKVGVCAVCYGRDLARGTPVNIGEAVGVIAAQSIGEPGTQLTMRTFHMGGTAQVVDQSFLEASYEGTVQVRNRNVVRNSDGHLVVMGRNMAVIILDEGGKERAVHRVTYGSRLFVDDGDKVKRGQRIAEWDPYTRPILTEIEGTVAFEDLVDGMSVQETTDESTGITKREVIDWRSTPRGSDLKPAITIVDAKGKIGKLSKGGDARLLLSVETVLSVEPGAKVKPGDVLARIPMESAKTKDITGGLPRVAELFEARRPKDHAIIAEIDGTIRFGRDYKNKRRIVIEPHEEGAEPVEYLIPKGKPFHLQDGDTIEKGDYILDGNPAPHDILAIKGVEALASYLVNEIQEVYRLQGVLINDKHIEVIVRQMLQKIEITEQGDSVYIPGDHVDSIEFDEINERLVEDGKKPAQGQPVLLGITKASLQTPSFISAASFQETTRVLTEAAVAGKTDTLQGLKENVIVGRLIPAGTGGVMSQIRRIAVQRDELILDERRKASGAEMADPMLADMSSDAAQ from the coding sequence ATGAAGCAAGAGGTGATGAATCTCTTCAACCCGCAGGCCCCGGCGCAGACGTTCGATTCCATCCGGATATCGCTCGCCAGCCCGGATAAGATCCTGTCCTGGTCCTTCGGCGAGATCAAGAAGCCGGAAACGATCAACTACCGCACGTTCAAGCCCGAGCGTGACGGCCTGTTCTGCGCGCGCATCTTCGGTCCGATCAAGGACTATGAGTGCCTGTGCGGCAAATACAAGCGGATGAAGTACAAGGGCATCATCTGCGAAAAGTGCGGCGTCGAGGTTACCTTGTCGCGCGTGCGCCGCGAGCGCATGGGCCATATCGAGCTCGCCGCTCCCGTTGCCCATATCTGGTTCCTGAAGTCGCTTCCGAGCCGCATCGGGACGCTGCTCGACATGACGCTGAAGGATATCGAGCGCGTCCTCTATTTCGAGAATTACATCGTCACCGAACCCGGCCTGACCGCCCTAAAGGAGCATCAGCTTCTTTCGGAGGAAGACTATATGGTCGCGGTCGACGAGTATGGCGAGGATGCCTTCACCGCCATGATCGGCGCCGAGGCGATCCACGAACTGCTGGCTTCGCTCGACCTTGAAAAGGTTGCGGTCGATCTGCGTGAGGAACTGTCGACGACGACGTCGGAACTCAAGCAGAAGAAGCTGCTGAAGCGCCTCAAGGTGGTCGAGAACTTCATCGAGTCGGGCAATCGTCCCGAGTGGATGATCATGAAGATCATCCCGGTGATCCCGCCGGACCTGCGTCCGCTGGTGCCGCTCGACGGCGGCCGGTTCGCCACGTCGGATCTGAACGACCTTTACCGTCGTGTCATCAACCGCAACAACCGTCTGAAACGGCTGATTGAGCTGCGTGCGCCGGGCATCATCATCCGCAACGAAAAGCGCATGCTGCAGGAGGCCGTCGACGCACTGTTCGACAATGGCCGCCGCGGCCGCGTCATCACCGGCGCCAACAAGCGTCCGCTGAAGTCGCTGTCGGATATGCTGAAGGGCAAGCAGGGCCGCTTCCGTCAGAACCTGCTCGGCAAGCGCGTCGACTATTCGGGTCGTTCGGTGATCGTCACCGGTCCGGAACTCAAGCTGCATCAGTGCGGCCTTCCGAAGAAGATGGCGCTTGAGCTGTTCAAGCCGTTCATCTACGCGCGCCTCGACGCCAAGGGCTTCTCCTCGACCGTCAAGCAGTCGAAGAAGCTGGTCGAGAAGGAAAAGCCGGAAGTCTGGGACATCCTCGACGAGGTCATCCGCGAGCATCCGGTGCTGTTGAACCGCGCGCCGACGCTGCACCGCCTTGGCATCCAGGCCTTCGAGCCGGTACTGATCGAGGGCAAGGCGATCCAGCTCCATCCGCTGGTTTGCACCGCCTTCAATGCCGACTTCGACGGCGACCAGATGGCTGTCCACGTGCCGCTCTCGCTGGAAGCCCAGCTGGAAGCGCGCGTTCTGATGATGTCGACCAACAACATCCTGCACCCGGCGAACGGTGCGCCGATCATCGTGCCATCGCAGGACATGGTGCTGGGCCTCTACTACCTGTCGATCGTCAATCAGAATGAGCCGGGCGAGGGCATGGTGTTCGCCGATATGGGCGAATTGCACCACGCGCTTGAGACCAAGGCGGTAACGCTGCACACCAAGATCAAGGGGCGCTTCAAGTCGGTCGATGCCGACGGCAACCCGACCTCGGGGATCTACGACACCACGCCGGGGCGCATGATCATTGGCGAACTGTTGCCGAAGAACGCGAATGTGCCCTACGAGATCTGCAATCAGGAGATGACCAAGAAGAACATTTCCCGCATGATCGATACCGTTTACCGCCATTGCGGACAGAAGGAGACAGTCATCTTCTGCGACCGCATCATGGCGCTCGGCTTCGGCCATGCCTGCCGCGCCGGCATCTCATTCGGCAAGGATGACATGCTGATCCCCGACACCAAGGCGAAGTTCGTCGGTGAGACCGAGGCGCTCGCGAAGGAGTACGAGCAGCAGTACAATGACGGCCTGATCACCCAGGGTGAGAAGTACAACAAGGTCGTCGACGCCTGGGCCAAGTGCTCCGAGAAGGTCGCCGACGAGATGATGGGCCGCATCAAGGCCATCGAGTTCGAGGACAGCGGCCGCCAGAAGCCGATGAACTCGATCTACATGATGTCGCATTCCGGTGCCCGCGGCTCGCCGACCCAGATGCGCCAGCTGGCTGGCATGCGTGGCCTGATGGCCAAGCCGTCGGGCGAGATCATCGAAACGCCGATCATCTCCAACTTCAAGGAAGGCCTGACCGTTCTGGAGTATTTCAACTCCACGCACGGCGCCCGCAAGGGGCTGGCTGACACGGCGCTCAAGACGGCCAACTCCGGCTATCTGACCCGGCGCCTCGTCGACGTGGCGCAGGATTGCATCGTGAACGCCACCGACTGCGGCACCGACAAGGGCCTGACCATGCAGCCGATCGTCGATGCCGGACAGGTCGTGGCCTCGCTCGGCCAGCGTGTGCTCGGGCGCACCGCGCTCGACGATATCGTGCACCCGGTCACCGGTGAGATGATCGTGGAGGCTGGCCGCCTCATCGAGGAGCGCGACGTTGATGCAATCGAGAAGGCCGGCATCCAGGCCGTGCGTATCCGTTCCGCGCTCACATGCGATGTGAAGGTGGGCGTCTGCGCGGTCTGCTACGGTCGCGATCTGGCACGCGGGACACCCGTCAACATCGGTGAGGCCGTGGGCGTCATCGCGGCGCAGTCGATCGGCGAACCGGGCACACAGCTCACCATGCGGACGTTCCACATGGGCGGCACCGCGCAGGTGGTCGACCAGTCGTTCCTGGAGGCGTCCTATGAGGGCACCGTCCAGGTCCGCAACCGCAATGTCGTGCGCAACTCCGACGGCCATCTGGTTGTCATGGGCCGCAACATGGCGGTCATCATCCTCGACGAGGGCGGCAAGGAGCGCGCGGTTCACCGCGTCACCTACGGCTCGCGCCTGTTTGTCGACGATGGCGACAAGGTCAAGCGCGGTCAGCGCATCGCCGAGTGGGATCCCTACACCCGCCCGATCCTCACCGAGATCGAGGGTACCGTGGCGTTCGAGGATCTCGTCGACGGCATGTCGGTGCAGGAAACCACCGACGAATCGACCGGCATCACCAAGCGCGAGGTTATCGACTGGCGTTCGACGCCGCGCGGCTCCGACCTGAAGCCGGCGATCACCATCGTCGATGCCAAGGGGAAGATCGGCAAACTGTCGAAGGGTGGCGACGCGCGCCTCCTGCTTTCGGTCGAGACGGTGCTCTCGGTCGAGCCGGGCGCGAAGGTCAAGCCGGGTGACGTTCTGGCCCGCATTCCGATGGAAAGCGCCAAGACCAAGGACATCACCGGCGGTCTGCCGCGGGTGGCCGAACTGTTCGAGGCGCGGCGCCCCAAGGACCACGCCATCATCGCCGAGATCGACGGCACGATCCGCTTTGGTCGCGACTACAAGAACAAGCGCCGCATCGTGATCGAGCCGCATGAGGAGGGCGCCGAACCGGTCGAGTATCTGATCCCGAAGGGCAAGCCTTTCCATCTCCAGGACGGCGATACCATCGAGAAAGGTGACTACATCCTTGACGGCAATCCGGCCCCGCACGACATCCTTGCGATCAAGGGCGTCGAGGCACTGGCTTCGTACCTGGTCAATGAGATCCAGGAAGTCTACCGGCTGCAGGGCGTCTTGATCAACGACAAGCATATCGAGGTGATCGTTCGCCAGATGCTGCAGAAGATCGAGATCACCGAGCAGGGTGATTCGGTCTACATCCCCGGCGATCACGTCGATTCGATCGAATTCGACGAGATCAACGAACGCCTGGTCGAAGACGGCAAGAAGCCGGCTCAAGGCCAGCCGGTGCTGCTTGGCATCACCAAGGCGTCGCTGCAGACCCCGTCCTTCATCTCGGCCGCCTCCTTCCAGGAGACGACACGGGTGCTGACCGAGGCGGCGGTGGCCGGCAAGACCGACACGCTGCAGGGCCTCAAGGAGAACGTCATCGTCGGCCGTCTGATTCCGGCGGGCACGGGTGGCGTGATGAGCCAGATCCGCCGCATCGCCGTTCAGCGCGACGAACTCATTCTCGATGAGCGTCGCAAGGCGTCGGGCGCGGAGATGGCCGATCCGATGCTGGCGGACATGTCGTCGGACGCGGCGCAGTAG
- a CDS encoding porin, giving the protein MSKTVSRVSATALFLAALPVAAWSDEEAVDYVRVCDAFGTGFYYIPGTETCLRIGGRIRAEFVDNPSELGLGVQRTQVGANIRETYLFAMPSRIERIGGGAEFEYGLGKKDSPLGEYYGFIYGSFDYSGGNESASGTAEVGQNDVTAVGFNFGRNHPMYGNGVIATAPGFGLYGQGHLENRWGIGELGYGKSFLLGDDEVRAPYVVVRGGVFAEGFDFESRGKSKLTFNGVDFSGFYQRYKVTAEDYYAGVTTGLDFVFYPTDCLRLTIGGKINWAYHWGEANFRQVTGIGGGNRVREKLHYDNSGFTVGGALKAEAAIDVGKGWTVSGGYEFSVLPDVTGIDMRETPNDTDLHGTSDTINRHFGFLKVTRGF; this is encoded by the coding sequence ATGTCAAAGACCGTCTCGCGGGTGTCGGCAACCGCGTTGTTTCTTGCCGCGTTGCCGGTTGCGGCCTGGAGTGACGAGGAGGCAGTCGACTATGTGCGGGTCTGCGACGCTTTCGGCACCGGTTTCTACTACATTCCCGGGACGGAGACCTGTCTAAGGATTGGCGGCCGAATCCGGGCTGAGTTCGTCGATAACCCCTCCGAACTGGGGCTTGGCGTCCAGCGCACCCAGGTCGGCGCGAATATCCGCGAGACCTACCTTTTCGCGATGCCGAGCCGGATCGAGAGGATCGGCGGTGGAGCGGAGTTCGAGTACGGTCTCGGCAAGAAGGATTCGCCTCTGGGTGAGTACTACGGCTTCATCTATGGAAGCTTCGACTACAGTGGCGGGAACGAAAGTGCTTCAGGTACCGCCGAGGTCGGCCAGAACGACGTCACGGCGGTTGGATTCAATTTCGGGCGCAACCATCCGATGTACGGCAACGGCGTTATCGCAACCGCGCCCGGCTTTGGGCTTTATGGCCAGGGGCATTTGGAGAATCGCTGGGGCATCGGCGAACTGGGCTACGGCAAGAGCTTCTTGCTCGGCGACGACGAGGTGAGGGCTCCCTATGTCGTCGTGCGCGGCGGGGTGTTCGCCGAGGGCTTCGATTTCGAATCGAGGGGCAAGTCAAAGCTGACGTTCAACGGCGTTGACTTCTCGGGGTTCTATCAACGCTACAAGGTGACGGCTGAAGATTACTACGCAGGTGTAACCACCGGCCTCGATTTCGTGTTCTATCCGACCGACTGTCTGCGTCTTACCATCGGCGGCAAGATCAACTGGGCATACCATTGGGGCGAGGCGAATTTCCGCCAGGTTACGGGTATTGGCGGCGGCAACCGCGTCCGCGAAAAGCTTCATTACGACAACTCCGGATTCACGGTAGGCGGCGCGCTGAAGGCCGAGGCGGCAATCGATGTCGGCAAGGGCTGGACCGTGTCCGGTGGCTACGAGTTCTCGGTCCTGCCCGACGTGACCGGTATCGATATGCGCGAGACGCCGAACGATACGGATTTGCATGGGACCAGCGACACCATCAATCGTCACTTCGGCTTTCTGAAGGTCACCCGGGGTTTTTAG
- a CDS encoding transcriptional regulator, whose translation MQDNDNRPVTIITGRVWERKGGDSLGVHVMLVAPDDDTAVRSALEALAREGYVEAELDKIGDMDGVPDDEPHLSAYEGAVSGEISIVTFEEPF comes from the coding sequence ATGCAGGACAACGACAACCGCCCCGTCACCATCATCACCGGCAGGGTTTGGGAACGCAAGGGCGGCGATTCCCTGGGAGTACACGTGATGTTGGTGGCTCCGGATGACGATACCGCCGTTCGTTCCGCGCTCGAAGCGCTGGCTCGTGAAGGCTATGTCGAGGCCGAACTCGACAAGATCGGCGACATGGACGGCGTGCCCGACGACGAACCGCACCTTTCGGCATATGAGGGCGCGGTCTCGGGCGAAATCTCGATCGTTACCTTTGAGGAACCGTTCTAG
- the rpsL gene encoding 30S ribosomal protein S12 has protein sequence MPTVNQLIRKPRTAPVKRNKVPAMQQNPQKRGVCTRVYTTTPKKPNSALRKVAKIRLVNGFEVIGYIPGEGHNLQEHSVVMIRGGRVKDLPGVRYHIIRGVLDTQGVKNRKQRRSKYGAKRPK, from the coding sequence ATGCCTACCGTTAACCAGCTGATCCGCAAGCCGCGCACCGCGCCGGTGAAGCGCAACAAGGTTCCGGCCATGCAGCAGAACCCGCAGAAGCGGGGTGTTTGCACGCGCGTCTACACAACGACGCCCAAGAAGCCGAACTCGGCGCTGCGCAAGGTTGCGAAGATCCGCCTCGTCAATGGTTTCGAGGTGATCGGTTACATCCCGGGTGAGGGGCACAACCTCCAGGAGCACTCCGTGGTCATGATCCGCGGTGGTCGTGTGAAGGACCTTCCGGGCGTGCGCTACCACATCATCCGTGGCGTGCTCGACACGCAGGGCGTGAAGAATCGCAAGCAGCGTCGTTCGAAATACGGCGCCAAGCGTCCGAAGTGA
- the rpsG gene encoding 30S ribosomal protein S7 — protein MSRRHRAEKREINPDPKFGDLVVTKFMNAVMLHGKKSVAESIVYGALDQIEDKTKQEPVGVFHQALDNVAPHVEVRSRRVGGATYQVPVDVRPERRQALAIRWLITAARGRNETTMIDRLSGELMDAANNRGTAVKKREDTHRMAEANRAFAHYRW, from the coding sequence ATGTCCCGTCGTCACAGAGCAGAAAAGCGCGAAATCAACCCGGATCCCAAGTTTGGGGATCTGGTTGTGACCAAGTTCATGAACGCCGTCATGCTGCACGGCAAGAAGTCGGTCGCCGAGTCGATTGTCTATGGTGCCCTCGACCAGATTGAGGACAAGACCAAGCAGGAGCCGGTCGGGGTGTTCCATCAGGCGCTCGACAACGTTGCTCCGCATGTCGAGGTTCGCTCGCGGCGCGTCGGTGGCGCGACCTATCAGGTCCCGGTCGACGTCCGTCCCGAACGGCGTCAGGCGCTCGCTATCCGCTGGCTGATCACCGCCGCGCGCGGCCGCAACGAGACCACCATGATCGATCGCCTATCGGGCGAACTCATGGATGCCGCCAACAACCGCGGCACGGCAGTCAAGAAGCGCGAAGACACGCACCGCATGGCTGAGGCCAACCGCGCCTTTGCCCATTACCGCTGGTAA